Proteins found in one Oreochromis niloticus isolate F11D_XX linkage group LG22, O_niloticus_UMD_NMBU, whole genome shotgun sequence genomic segment:
- the crybg2 gene encoding uncharacterized protein crybg2 has translation MAKRSSTRKSLKSLFSKSEANLDESVEKDVQKNGGEKKRFKLFKFKIQSKNDSEKSANESQKMLRAGANSKTADDGEPSADNNGPHSKPPPVYATAPRVKAKELSYSETDLRKPKRFATISFGLRKKKKKDEENISKSTFGLPTQGIEEREEIPVEREPGNRKKFSMSQPELDSNSKFDIPSPPPVAANETDSYFTLSAQSQSVPVITVNTQQESKGPLTNASDLSDVQRQTLRAPIASIPELQLDDTGSLEEKENIPVHDSSSRNDAKSALLTATSETTSVVRTQAEHTLLASQPPTVLDSSAYEAATVDSGNNSYDYIPQENESTSGTLPYHQSDAPDTVDSTISNSESSLTSVDNSNYTDVTGPSPDPQNDKLASSADSAANHHEIFISHTERSFPETAKSVSTTSAVSSESSTAPVNQDKVYGALYESLFPQNFTSEVISSLLSPSPHICTDTTLLDTKTEFVIVKTHNESHAETNTQHSQTLTSRDLDLAAGGTIDAPDGSASIGEIKGSSFSESSRRSFSASQIQTVPENQNRYVPTSLSATSKYSDSAGIPYSELTRSRSELKSDNKSLVTDSVWSGPLCQNSAPPISDYETSHGIDAQVTDSKRRVILVKELVTDETNVYPGCSSSVIDKMNLVKDLKGEIEMTDGFSGPTVRNDRLLSPAYLSVGSDDDSTKEIYYSAEEDNAEESGDEEMFTIDEREESIVGLREEIVQHSDKEISQRDEGDFRVVIVKMEQKEGKIDDERKGEDYNGQSEVQQQLEEQKSGNQVHEMGTSESSVKEQSTTVWPQMKGEEEEEGRKDLLATPVQQVSTMMVCGFAPPSSEQHGQVEESGGNWTADLETEDHSNGENLFPTEVEETLPNKDFTDSGCIHAASSYTKEEDVIVHIITEEQVPLIVNADKTAEGNKDTEISLVITNSTLTDTAGAAEAVMGNLTHSAHLQSDATEIEHNRVPRSTEWVDTITQSPDRNNTVQVLEQVAVELSASNADTHHLDSDTAEGLCEHPKEAQPDLNEGSLTTSRTTTASSESQQTDDCQDSADKMNSGYRSLSTKLLIKTSSLSKEDEAKHRFRKLSLINDADATDNSQDEVDFRKTSTSTESNGTDLDSDYKWKNRFEGVSQYKPSKTENYTFSDSLTYSISDTSSSNYSSSSSALPDATAYTHFTDSFSSPSLPSLEEPITLDNRLSDRTEFYLSRESNPVKEPADDWRRSLVEQEEPAAAAGEMLGRREGESESVKSAWESRQLPVSGLSSTQQTSYSNTVSLEEEDHDSSRFTGVFTATLVEAVSDPVATTPSTPPASPDEDSTSQFDMEILVDTLKSMGPSLRQRNVSVRPANPGLISALPPIVEDAPSPISSDVPDSVSSLKTKMEGTGAPAESLNGLYTLPADLGLKRTSPRDSRSPLELIRQNQDGQPGTRGLNLPFRASTLNSTVMRKSSDSSSEDLKSPVLNGNEVPPSPTTSSRLDHSVLFGNYKPSSTVQTQENGKAHRSVFRTSSLPETSKDRLTAGLKELGDLSAGTESGGSRFERLSFLMNSSSSLSGSLSGAEDLSTHMSRPASLAIGSPPASNSPTRLLSPTGSIDFHRPFANTDTPLSIFSQTSQMAMGVGSGTMGTPILQRSLSSDAAVGVHSSLFSNINGKSQFQSQPTEPDRNLLSKYRAFPDAYLTKEKEHGKLNPRPGKMYIFDRPDMCGQRIEVRGDVIDATPWKLQETISIRVVRGGWVLYEKPDFKGEKIALDEGDIEITYPFSPPEEQQENRQDEGEEQNGDTNDEQKETKPARRFIIGSIRRAVRDYSVPEIALFPEEEAEGKKVIFRDTSDDARIFGFPIKANSIIINAGLWLVFAQPFFQGVPRVLEVGGYANPAAWGVEQPYVGSLHPLKIGEPKVEDLNDPKMVIYEKPYFTGKSRTITTNMRDFMTRIERQQTTFMYSVGSLKVLGGIWVGYEKEGFRGHQYLLEEGEYHDWRVWGGCDAELRSVRVIRADLTDPAMVMFEQLEEDQEGDQEEKTFEVTEAIPDVELFGYKTSTRSIEVISGAWIAYSHVDFSGHQYILEKGFYNNCADWGSQDTRICSVQPILLAPNDSSRSRDEIKLYCEPDLQGECYIFNRKQEEVPEKLVTKSCRVTGRSWVLYENEQFSGNLYVLSEGDYPNLTSMGCPPDCSIRSFKIVPLLFSVPSISLFGLECLEGREITTDTEILSMVEEGFNNHILSLRVNSGCWVICEHSNYRGRQFLLEPIEITNWPKFSSLHTIGSMYPVRQKRHFFRIKNTERGHFLSVQGGVEELKSGRVVVTPEVEPLSDIWFYQDGLIKNKLSPTMSLQVVGNIEPAAKVVLWTETRQPVQTWTAQMKGLITSNTFPGMVLDVKGGKTYDKDHVVIMPENDERPSQQWEIELL, from the exons ATACCTGTGGAACGGGAGCCAGGGAACAGAAAGAAGTTCAGTATGTCTCAACCAGAGCTTGACAGCAACAGTAAATTTGACATCCCTTCACCTCCCCCTGTAGCTGCAAATGAAACTGACTCGTACTTCACTCTTTCTGCACAATCCCAGTCAGTCCCAGTTATCACTGTGAACACCCAACAAGAGTCAAAGGGCCCTCTTACGAATGCTTCTGATCTTTCAGATGTGCAGAGGCAAACCCTGAGAGCTCCAATTGCTTCCATTCCTGAGCTGCAACTTGATGATACTGGCTCGCTGGAGGAGAAGGAGAACATTCCAGTTCACGACAGCTCAAGCAGAAATGATGCCAAATCAGCTCTTCTGACAGCTACTTCAGAAACAACTTCTGTTGTTCGAACCCAGGCTGAACATACCCTTCTAGCCAGCCAGCCACCAACTGTGCTTGACAGTTCGGCTTACGAAGCAGCAACTGTCGACTCGGGCAATAATTCTTATGATTATATCCCCCAAGAAAATGAATCCACCAGTGGGACTCTACCATATCATCAGTCTGATGCCCCTGACACAGTTGACAGTACAATTTCAAATAGTGAGTCCTCCCTGACAAGTGTTGACAACAGTAACTACACCGATGTTACAGGGCCAAGTCCTGATCCTCAAAATGACAAGTTAGCTAGCAGTGCAGACTCTGCTGCCAACCATCATGAAATCTTCATTTCTCACACTGAGAGGTCTTTTCCTGAAACTGCCAAGAGTGTCAGCACCACCTCAGCTGTTAGCAGCGAAAGCAGCACTGCTCCCGTCAATCAAGATAAAGTTTATGGAGCTCTGTACGAGTCACTTTTCCCCCAGAATTTTACCTCTGAGGTAATCTCCTCGCTCCTAAGCCCATCACCTCATATCTGCACTGATACAACACTACTTGACACCAAAACAGAATTTGTCATTGTCAAAACCCACAATGAAAGTCATGCAGAaacaaatactcagcactccCAAACATTGACTTCTCGTGATCTTGACTTGGCTGCTGGCGGAACGATTGATGCTCCTGATGGTTCTGCCTCCATCGGTGAAATAAAGGGAAGCTCTTTTAGTGAGAGCTCCAGGCGTTCTTTTTCTGCTTCTCAGATTCAAACGGTCccagaaaaccaaaacagatATGTGCCTACCTCTCTCAGTGCAACTTCCAAGTATTCTGACAGTGCTGGCATTCCTTACTCAGAGCTGACCCGCTCCCGTTCAGAGTTGAAATCGGACAATAAAAGCCTTGTTACCGACAGTGTCTGGTCAGGCCCTTTGTGTCAGAACTCTGCCCCTCCCATATCCGACTATGAAACATCCCATGGGATAGATGCTCAGGTTACTGACTCCAAACGGAGAGTGATCCTAGTCAAAGAGTTAGTCACAGACGAAACAAACGTTTATCCAGGCTGTAGCTCTTCGGTGATTGATAAAATGAATCTGGTGAAGGATCTTAAGGGAGAAATTGAAATGACAGATGGGTTTTCTGGACCGACGGTGCGAAATGACAGGCTCTTAAGTCCAGCATATTTAAGTGTTGGATCAGATGATGACAGTACAAAGGAGATTTACTACAGTGCTGAGGAGGACAATGCAGAGGAGAGTGGGGACGAAGAGATGTTCACAATCGATGAAAGAGAAGAATCCATTGTGGGGCTACGTGAGGAAATCGTACAACACTCGGATAAAGAGATCAGCCAGAGAGATGAAGGAGATTTCAGGGTCGTGATTGTGAAAATGGAACAGAAAGAAGGCAAAATAGACgatgaaagaaagggagaggaTTATAATGGCCAAAGTGAAGTACAGCAACAACTTGAAGAACAGAAATCGGGCAATCAAGTGCATGAAATGGGAACATCTGAGAGTTCGGTGAAGGAACAGTCAACCACAGTATGGCCACAAATgaaaggagaagaggaggaggagggtagAAAGGATTTACTAGCCACACCGGTTCAGCAGGTGAGCACAATGATGGTATGTGGTTTTGCTCCACCTTCCAGTGAGCAGCATGGGCAGGTGGAAGAGTCTGGGGGAAACTGGACTGCAGACTTGGAAACAGAAGACCACTCTAATGGAGAGAACCTGTTTCCAACAGAGGTGGAAGAAACTCTGCCTAACAAAGATTTCACCGATTCTGGATGCATACATGCTGCTTCCAGTTACACAAAAGAAGAGGATGTGATTGTGCATATAATAACAGAAGAGCAAGTTCCACTGATTGTGAATGCAGACAAGACCGCTGAAGGCAACAAAGACACAGAAATTAGCCTGGTCATCACAAACAGCACATTAACAGATACTGCTGGTGCAGCAGAGGCTGTCATGGGCAATCTGACACACAGCGCTCACCTGCAATCAGATGCCACAGAGATTGAACACAATAGGGTTCCACGGAGCACTGAGTGGGTGGATACAATTACTCAGAGCCCTGACAGAAACAATACCGTACAAGTCTTAGAACAGGTGGCAGTTGAGCTGTCAGCATCGAACGCAGACACACACCATCTTGATAGTGACACTGCAGAGGGTCTCTGTGAGCATCCAAAGGAAGCCCAGCCTGACCTGAATGAAGG GTCCTTGACAACTTCAAGGACCACCACAGCAAGTTCAGAAAGTCAACAGACGGACGACTGCCAGGATTCAGCTGACAAAATGAATTCAGGCTACCGCAGCCTGAGTACCAAACTGTTAATAAAGACCTCGTCTCTCTCCAAAGAGGATGAAGCCAAACATCGTTTTCGTAAACTATCTCTCATTAATGACGCTGATGCCACTGATAATAGCCAGGATGAAGTGGACTTTCGCAAAACGAGCACCTCGACTGAGTCAAATGGAACGGATCTTGACTCAGACTATAAATGGAAAAATAGATTTGAGGGTGTAAGTCAGTATAAAccaagtaaaacagaaaattacACTTTTTCTGACTCCCTGACTTACAGTATATCAGACACCTCGTCCAGTAActactcctcctcttcctcggcTCTACCCGACGCTACAGCATACACACACTTCACTGACTCCTTCTcttccccctccctcccctctctgGAGGAACCTATTACCCTTGACAACAGGCTGAGTGACAGGACTGAATTTTACCTGAGCCGTGAAAGCAACCCAGTCAAAGAACCAGCAGATGACTGGAGGAGGAGCTTAGTGGAGCAGGAGGagcctgcagcagctgcaggtgAAATGCTGGGACGGAGAGAGGGAGAGTCAGAGAGTGTAAAGTCAGCCTGGGAGTCACGACAGCTCCCTGTATCTGGCCTTTCCTCAACACAACAAACCAGCTACAGCAACACTGTCAGTTTGGAAGAAGAGGACCACGACTCATCCCGATTTACTGGAGTGTTCACAGCCACACTTGTGGAGGCGGTCTCTGACCCTGTAGCTACTACCCCTTCtactcctcctgcctcccctgaCGAAGACTCCACCAGCCAGTTTGACATGGAAATTCTGGTGGATACCTTAAAGAGCATGGGGCCTTCTCTGAGGCAGAGGAACGTGAGCGTACGCCCCGCTAATCCAGGCCTCATCTCCGCTCTGCCACCCATTGTGGAGGATGCTCCAAGCCCCATCTCTTCTGACGTGCCTGACTCCGTGAGCAGTCtcaaaacaaaaatggaagGAACAGGCGCTCCAGCCGAGTCCCTCAATGGACTGTATACTCTGCCTGCTGACCTGGGATTGAAGAGGACTTCCCCAAGAGACAGTCGTTCTCCACTGGAGCTGATTAGGCAAAATCAG GATGGACAGCCTGGAACAAGAGGTCTCAACTTGCCCTTTAGAGCATCAACTCTTAACAGTACTGTAATGAGAAAATCCTCCGACTCTTCTTCTGAGGATTTAAAATCCCCAGTACTTAATGGGAATGAAGTACCTCCATCTCCTACCACAAGCTCTCGCCTTGATCACAGTGTCCTCTTTGGTAACTACAAGCCATCATCCACAGTTCAGACACAAGAAAACGGAAAAGCCCATCGGTCAGTGTTCCGCACCAGCTCCCTACCGGAAACTTCAAAAGATCGCTTGACTGCGGGATTAAAGGAGTTGGGTGACCTCAGTGCTGGCACAGAGTCAGGTGGATCCCGCTTTGAGCGCCTCTCCTTCCTTATGAATTCCTCATCCTCCTTATCAGGGTCTCTGAGCGGAGCCGAAGACCTGAGCACACACATGAGTCGGCCTGCATCTCTGGCCATCGGCTCCCCACCTGCAAGCAACAGCCCCACTCGCCTCCTCAGCCCAACTGGCTCGATTGACTTCCACAGGCCATTTGCAAACACAGACACTCCTTTATCAATATTTAGCCAGACCTCTCAGATGGCGATGGGTGTGGGTAGCGGGACAATGGGCACTCCCATCCTGCAGAGGAGCCTGAGTAGTGATGCCGCTGTGGGGGTCCACAGTTCATTGTTCAGCAATATTAATGGAAAGTCTCAGTTCCAGAGCCAACCAACTGAGCCTGACAGGAACTTACTTTCAAAATACAGAGCCTTCCCTGATGCCTAT CTTACCAAAGAGAAGGAACATGGAAAGCTTAATCCTCGTCCTGGAAAG ATGTATATTTTTGACCGACCGGATATGTGCGGCCAAAGGATTGAGGTACGCGGTGATGTCATTGATGCTACACCCTGGAAGCTGCAGGAAACCATCTCCATCAGGGTTGTCAGAGGAGG GTGGGTGCTTTATGAGAAACCCGACTTCAAAGGGGAGAAGATTGCTCTGGATGAGGGTGACATAGAGATTACTTACCCGTTCAGCCCTCCAGAAGAGCAGCAAGAGAACAGACAGGATGAGGGAGAAGAGCAGAACGGAGACACAAATGATGAGCAAAAGGAGACCAAGCCAGCCAGGAGGTTCATCATCGGATCCATACGAAGAGCAGTGAGG GACTACAGTGTTCCAGAAATTGCCCTTTTCCCTGAAGAGGAAGCGGAGGGAAAGAAAGTCATCTTCCGAGATACTTCCGATGATGCCAGGATTTTTGGTTTCCCCATTAAGGCCAATTCCATCATTATTAACGCAGGGCT GTGGCTTGTGTTCGCACAGCCTTTCTTCCAGGGTGTACCACGAGTCCTGGAGGTTGGGGGGTACGCCAACCCAGCAGCGTGGGGGGTGGAACAGCCCTACGTGGGGTCATTACATCCACTCAAAATA gGTGAACCAAAGGTGGAAGATCTGAATGATCCAAAG ATGGTGATCTATGAAAAGCCCTACTTTACTGGGAAATCAAGGACCATAACCACCAACATGAGAGACTTTATGACAAGAATAGAGAGGCAGCAAACAACCTTTATGTATAGTGTTGGCTCTCTTAAAGTACTGGGAGGAAT CTGGGTGGGTTACGAGAAGGAGGGTTTCCGAGGCCACCAGTACCTGCTGGAGGAAGGAGAGTATCATGACTGGAGGGTGTGGGGAGGCTGTGATGCAGAACTGCGCTCTGTTAGGGTGATTCGAGCA GACTTGACAGACCCTGCCATGGTGATGTTTGAGCAGCTAGAGGAAGACCAAGAGGGAGACCAAGAGGAGAAGACCTTCGAGGTGACCGAGGCCATCCCTGACGTTGAGCTGTTTGGCTACAAAACCTCCACGCGTTCAATCGAAGTAATCAGTGGGGC ATGGATAGCTTACTCGCATGTGGACTTTTCTGGTCACCAGTACATTCTAGAGAAAGGCTTCTACAATAACTGTGCTGACTGGGGGTCTCAAGACACTCGTATCTGCTCCGTTCAGCCCATCTTACTG GCTCCAAATGACAGTTCAAGGTCCAGGGATGAG ATAAAATTGTACTGTGAGCCAGACCTCCAGGGAGAGTGTTACATCTTTAACCGCAAACAGGAGGAAGTGCCAGAAAAATTAGTTACCAAGTCATGCAGAGTGACGGGAAGAAG CTGGGTCCTCTATGAGAACGAACAGTTCTCTGGGAACTTGTATGTCTTATCTGAAGGAGACTACCCCAATCTAACCAGCATGGGCTGCCCCCCTGACTGTTCCATTCGTTCTTTTAAGATTGTGCCCTTG TTGTTCTCAGTTCCTTCCATCTCTTTGTTCGGGCTCGAGTGTCTGGAGGGCAGAGAGATCACCACAGACACAGAGATCCTGAGTATGGTCGAAGAAGGCTTCAACAACCACATCCTGTCACTCAGAGTCAACAGCGGCTG TTGGGTGATATGTGAACACAGCAACTACAGGGGGCGCCAGTTCCTACTGGAGCCAATTGAAATCACCAACTGGCCAAAGTTCAGCTCCCTTCATACTATTGGCTCAATGTACCCAGTCAGACAG AAGCGCCACTTTTTCCGTATCAAGAACACAGAGCGAGGTCACTTCCTGTCCGTCCAGGGTGGCGTGGAGGAGTTGAAATCGGGACGAGTGGTGGTGACGCCTGAGGTGGAGCCATTGAGTGACATTTGGTTCTACCAGGATGGACTGATTAAAAACAAG TTGTCCCCAACCATGAGCCTTCAGGTGGTTGGCAACATAGAGCCAGCAGCAAAGGTGGTTCTGTGGACAGAAACCCGACAGCCCGTTCAAACCTGGACAGCCCAAATGAAAGGCCTCATCACTAGCAATACTTTCCCTGGCATGGTCCTGGATGTTAAAG GTGGCAAAACTTACGACAAGGACCACGTGGTCATTATGCCCGAGAATGACGAGAGGCCCAGCCAGCAGTGGGAGATAGAGTTGCTGTAG